In a genomic window of Seriola aureovittata isolate HTS-2021-v1 ecotype China chromosome 11, ASM2101889v1, whole genome shotgun sequence:
- the LOC130177798 gene encoding olfactory receptor 6N1-like: protein MSNTSSIVVFSLSGFNATVNYRVTLFFLTLLCYGLIFVVNVSLILIIILDENLHEPMYICLCNLCINGLYGTAGFYPKFVSDLLSDIPVISYAGCLLQVFVIYSYVKVDFSVLVLMAYDRCVAICRPLEYHSVMSVRRTAVLVSLSWLVPLCCEVMIVSLTSRLKLCGSRIQKLYCENWSIVKLACSSTTANDILGLLFISFYIGHVLFIVCSYVQLVKSALKSREGRRKFTQTCVPHLLCLLNVTAALLFDLMYSRYGSASVLQSLKNFMAIQFLIIPPLLNPVIYGLILTKIRSRMISLFMMAGQRVKLRLKV from the coding sequence ATGAGTAATACATCTAGTATAGTTGTATTTTCACTGTCAGGCTTCAATGCAACAGTCAACTACAGAGtcacacttttctttctcactttaCTATGTTACGGTCTAATTTTTGTGGTTAATGTGTCTCTGATTTTAATTATAATCTTGGATGAAAACTTACATGAACCCATGTATATTTGTTTATGCAACTTGTGCATCAATGGACTTTATGGGACTGCAGGCTTTTACCCTAAATTTGTTTCTGACCTTCTGTCTGATATTCCTGTAATATCATATGCAGGGTGTTTGTTACAGGTCTTTGTTATATACTCCTATGTAAAAGTTGACTTCTCTGTTTTAGTTCTTATGGCCTATGACAGATGTGTGGCCATATGTCGACCACTGGAGTATCACTCTGTTATGTCTGTGCGAAGGACTGCTGTGTTAGTTAGTTTGTCCTGGCTGGTACCTCTGTGCTGTGAGGTAATGATTGTATCGTTGACATCCAGACTAAAATTATGTGGCTCACGCATACAGAAACTCTACTGTGAGAACTGGTCAATTGTTAAACTTGCATGTAGTTCAACAACAGCTAATGACATTCTTGgactattatttatttccttctATATCGGGCATGTTCTCTTCattgtgtgttcatatgtgcaGCTGGTAAAATCAGCTTTAAAATCCAGAGAAGGCAGGAGAAAGTTTACACAGACATGTGTGCCACATTTATTGTGTTTGCTTAATGTTACAGCTGCTTTGCTTTTTGATTTAATGTACTCGCGGTATGGATCAGCATCAGTACTACAGAGTCTAAAGAACTTCATGGCCATACAGTTTCTCATCATCCCCCCACTTCTCAACCCTGTTATTTATGGACTGATCCTGACTAAAATTCGGAGTAGAATGATTTCTTTGTTCATGATGGCAGGTCAAAGGGTTAAACTGAGACTGAAGGTTTGA